The following are encoded in a window of Oceanispirochaeta sp. M1 genomic DNA:
- the tnpB gene encoding IS66 family insertion sequence element accessory protein TnpB (TnpB, as the term is used for proteins encoded by IS66 family insertion elements, is considered an accessory protein, since TnpC, encoded by a neighboring gene, is a DDE family transposase.) translates to MELNPFSSSIFLFCNRERKILKALYWDNNGFCLWQKKIEKETFPWPKDEAEAQNITYEQLKLLLSGIDFWKAHKTLNYCEVL, encoded by the coding sequence ATATGGAGCTTAATCCATTCTCATCTTCCATTTTTCTATTCTGTAATCGGGAAAGGAAGATCCTGAAAGCCCTTTACTGGGATAACAATGGATTCTGTTTATGGCAGAAGAAGATAGAGAAAGAGACTTTTCCCTGGCCAAAGGATGAAGCCGAGGCTCAGAATATTACTTATGAACAACTGAAGCTTCTGTTATCAGGAATCGATTTCTGGAAGGCTCATAAAACACTGAACTACTGTGAAGTATTATAA